One Spinacia oleracea cultivar Varoflay chromosome 4, BTI_SOV_V1, whole genome shotgun sequence DNA segment encodes these proteins:
- the LOC110777758 gene encoding uncharacterized protein isoform X1, giving the protein MAWRRVSGRKVTYIANLENALAIPVPGGALASRSYSNHASRSIIESEIWMSGSLDKLQFLGGLSPKALTRRPLVRHFHASLQLLAKKKDESFGLKTARREKYYVKKAGKTQPPVDAPYVPPTVKKNIKQVPDKTIDIFEGITVAELSKCTGKSIHALQDILINVGERACSEFDSLSIDVAELVAIEVGVHVKRLHSNEGSEILPRPPVVTVMGHVDHGKTSLLDALRQTSLAAKEAGGITQHVGAFVVSMQSGAYITFLDTPGHAAFSAMRARGAAVTDIVVLVVAADDGVMPQTLEAMSHAVAAKVPIVVAINKCDKPGANPERVKVQLASEGLGLEEMGGDIQVIEVSAKQNTGLDSLEEALLLQAEMMELKARVDGPAQAYVVEARLDKGRGPLATAIVKAGTLVCGQYVVVGVEWGRIRALRNMIGKLTEKANPAMPVEIEGLKGLPMAGDDIVVVESEERARMLSAGRKKKLERDRLLKIEQERSEIALPSEEEETEKVEMVELPIIVKADVQGTVQAVTDTLRSLTSPQVLVNVVHVGVGPISQSDLDLAKACKGCIVGFNIRSPPSSITREAKQADIKLVLHSIIYNLLNEVGALIVEKAPGTPEIQVAGEAQVLSIFEITGRSKAKGADVKIAGCKVITGHVAKSSTMRLLRSGEVVFEGTCASLKHDKQDVEKVLKGIECGVVIQDCFEFQIGDVIQCLEEIRRKPTFISSNNGVFRIEC; this is encoded by the exons ATGGCTTGGAGGAGGGTGTCTGGTAGAAAG GTAACTTACATTGCAAATCTAGAAAACGCTTTGGCTATTCCCGTCCCTGGGGGTGCATTGGCGTCAAGATCTTACTCCAATCATgctagtaggtcaatcatagaatCAGAGATATGGATGTCAG GGTCATTAGACAAGCTACAGTTTCTTGGTGGTCTCAGTCCGAAGGCGTTGACTCGACGGCCTTTAGTGCG GCATTTTCATGCGAGCCTCCAGCTATTGGCTAAAAAAAAAGATGAGTCATTTGGTTTGAAGACTGCCCGAAGAGAGAAGTACTATGTGAAGAAGGCAGGGAAGACACAACCTCCTGTCGATGCCCCGTACGTGCCTCCTACAGTTAAAAAGAATATCAAGCAAGTGCCAGATAAAACAATTGATATATTTGAAGGCATAACGGTTGCTGAGCTTTCCAAGTGCACTGGAAAATCAATACATGCTCTTCAGGATATCCTGATAAATGTCGGGGAAAGGGCTTGCTCAGAGTTTGACTCCCTTAGCATTGATGTTGCAGAACTGGTTGCCATT GAAGTTGGTGTTCACGTGAAGAGACTACACTCTAATGAAGGTTCAGAAATCTTGCCAAGGCCCCCGGTTGTGACAGTAATGGGTCATGTTGATCATGGTAAAACTTCCCTTTTGGACGCATTACGACAAACATCCCTGGCAGCTAAAGAAGCTGGTGGTATAACTCAACATGTCGGTGCGTTTGTTGTGAGCATGCAGTCAGGGGCATACATCACATTTCTGGATACACCAGGTCATGCTGCTTTCAGTGCTATGCGAGCTAGAGGTGCTGCAGTCACTGATATAGTTGTCTTGGTGGTTGCTGCTGATGACGGAGTAATGCCACAAACGCTAGAAGCCATGTCACATGCTGTAGCTGCAAAAGTTCCAATTGTAGTTGCAATAAATAAATGTGACAAGCCGGGTGCAAACCCTGAAAGAGTTAAAGTGCAGCTTGCCTCGGAGGGTTTGGGTTTAGAAGAGATGGGTGGGGATATTCAAGTGATTGAAGTATCTGCAAAACAAAATACTGGATTAGACAGTTTGGAGGAGGCTTTGCTTCTCCAGGCTGAGATGATGGAACTCAAAGCACGTGTTGATGGACCTGCACAAGCCTATGTGGTGGAAGCAAGACTTGATAAAGGGCGTGGTCCGCTTGCCACTGCTATAGTCAAGGCAGGGACGTTAGTTTGTGGTCAGTATGTAGTTGTGGGTGTAGAGTGGGGTCGTATAAGAGCTCTCAGGAATATGATAGGGAAGTTAACAGAAAAGGCAAACCCTGCAATGCCCGTTGAGATTGAAGGACTGAAAGGTCTTCCAATGGCTGGTGATGATATTGTTGTTGTAGAGTCTGAGGAGAGAGCAAGGATGCTTAGTGCGGGTAGAAAGAAAAAGCTAGAGAGAGATCGACTTCTGAAGATTGAACAGGAGAGGTCAGAAATTGCTTTGCCCTCAGAGGAGGAGGAAACTGAAAAGGTTGAAATGGTTGAATTGCCTATCATAGTAAAAGCAGATGTCCAGGGAACTGTTCAAGCTGTTACAGATACGTTGAGAAGTTTGACTAGCCCTCAG GTCCTTGTGAATGTAGTTCATGTTGGAGTGGGTCCTATATCTCAATCTGATCTGGACTTAGCTAAAGCTTGTAAAGGCTGTATTGTCGGGTTCAATATTCGTAGTCCGCCTAGTTCCATCACCCGAGAAGCCAAGCAGGCCGACATAAAG CTAGTACTGCATAGTATAATCTACAACCTGTTGAACGAAGTTGGTGCTTTGATAGTAGAAAAAGCCCCAGGAACACCCGAGATACAGGTGGCTGGGGAAGCACAGGTGCTTAGTATTTTCGAGATCACTGGTAGAAGCAAGGCTAAAGGCGCTGATGTTAAGATTGCAGGTTGTAAGGTAATAACGGGTCACGTAGCCAAGTCTTCAACTATGAGGCTTTTAAGAAGTGGAGAAGTTGTTTTTGAGGGAACTTGTGCATCACTCAAGCACGATAAGCAAGATGTGGAAaaggttttgaagggaattgAGTGTGGTGTTGTCATCCAAGATTGTTTCGAATTTCAGATCGGTGATGTAATACAATGCTTGGAGGAAATCAGACGTAAGCCCACGTTTATATCATCAAACAACGGCGTTTTTCGAATTGAATGCTGA
- the LOC110777758 gene encoding uncharacterized protein isoform X2: MSGSLDKLQFLGGLSPKALTRRPLVRHFHASLQLLAKKKDESFGLKTARREKYYVKKAGKTQPPVDAPYVPPTVKKNIKQVPDKTIDIFEGITVAELSKCTGKSIHALQDILINVGERACSEFDSLSIDVAELVAIEVGVHVKRLHSNEGSEILPRPPVVTVMGHVDHGKTSLLDALRQTSLAAKEAGGITQHVGAFVVSMQSGAYITFLDTPGHAAFSAMRARGAAVTDIVVLVVAADDGVMPQTLEAMSHAVAAKVPIVVAINKCDKPGANPERVKVQLASEGLGLEEMGGDIQVIEVSAKQNTGLDSLEEALLLQAEMMELKARVDGPAQAYVVEARLDKGRGPLATAIVKAGTLVCGQYVVVGVEWGRIRALRNMIGKLTEKANPAMPVEIEGLKGLPMAGDDIVVVESEERARMLSAGRKKKLERDRLLKIEQERSEIALPSEEEETEKVEMVELPIIVKADVQGTVQAVTDTLRSLTSPQVLVNVVHVGVGPISQSDLDLAKACKGCIVGFNIRSPPSSITREAKQADIKLVLHSIIYNLLNEVGALIVEKAPGTPEIQVAGEAQVLSIFEITGRSKAKGADVKIAGCKVITGHVAKSSTMRLLRSGEVVFEGTCASLKHDKQDVEKVLKGIECGVVIQDCFEFQIGDVIQCLEEIRRKPTFISSNNGVFRIEC, from the exons ATGTCAG GGTCATTAGACAAGCTACAGTTTCTTGGTGGTCTCAGTCCGAAGGCGTTGACTCGACGGCCTTTAGTGCG GCATTTTCATGCGAGCCTCCAGCTATTGGCTAAAAAAAAAGATGAGTCATTTGGTTTGAAGACTGCCCGAAGAGAGAAGTACTATGTGAAGAAGGCAGGGAAGACACAACCTCCTGTCGATGCCCCGTACGTGCCTCCTACAGTTAAAAAGAATATCAAGCAAGTGCCAGATAAAACAATTGATATATTTGAAGGCATAACGGTTGCTGAGCTTTCCAAGTGCACTGGAAAATCAATACATGCTCTTCAGGATATCCTGATAAATGTCGGGGAAAGGGCTTGCTCAGAGTTTGACTCCCTTAGCATTGATGTTGCAGAACTGGTTGCCATT GAAGTTGGTGTTCACGTGAAGAGACTACACTCTAATGAAGGTTCAGAAATCTTGCCAAGGCCCCCGGTTGTGACAGTAATGGGTCATGTTGATCATGGTAAAACTTCCCTTTTGGACGCATTACGACAAACATCCCTGGCAGCTAAAGAAGCTGGTGGTATAACTCAACATGTCGGTGCGTTTGTTGTGAGCATGCAGTCAGGGGCATACATCACATTTCTGGATACACCAGGTCATGCTGCTTTCAGTGCTATGCGAGCTAGAGGTGCTGCAGTCACTGATATAGTTGTCTTGGTGGTTGCTGCTGATGACGGAGTAATGCCACAAACGCTAGAAGCCATGTCACATGCTGTAGCTGCAAAAGTTCCAATTGTAGTTGCAATAAATAAATGTGACAAGCCGGGTGCAAACCCTGAAAGAGTTAAAGTGCAGCTTGCCTCGGAGGGTTTGGGTTTAGAAGAGATGGGTGGGGATATTCAAGTGATTGAAGTATCTGCAAAACAAAATACTGGATTAGACAGTTTGGAGGAGGCTTTGCTTCTCCAGGCTGAGATGATGGAACTCAAAGCACGTGTTGATGGACCTGCACAAGCCTATGTGGTGGAAGCAAGACTTGATAAAGGGCGTGGTCCGCTTGCCACTGCTATAGTCAAGGCAGGGACGTTAGTTTGTGGTCAGTATGTAGTTGTGGGTGTAGAGTGGGGTCGTATAAGAGCTCTCAGGAATATGATAGGGAAGTTAACAGAAAAGGCAAACCCTGCAATGCCCGTTGAGATTGAAGGACTGAAAGGTCTTCCAATGGCTGGTGATGATATTGTTGTTGTAGAGTCTGAGGAGAGAGCAAGGATGCTTAGTGCGGGTAGAAAGAAAAAGCTAGAGAGAGATCGACTTCTGAAGATTGAACAGGAGAGGTCAGAAATTGCTTTGCCCTCAGAGGAGGAGGAAACTGAAAAGGTTGAAATGGTTGAATTGCCTATCATAGTAAAAGCAGATGTCCAGGGAACTGTTCAAGCTGTTACAGATACGTTGAGAAGTTTGACTAGCCCTCAG GTCCTTGTGAATGTAGTTCATGTTGGAGTGGGTCCTATATCTCAATCTGATCTGGACTTAGCTAAAGCTTGTAAAGGCTGTATTGTCGGGTTCAATATTCGTAGTCCGCCTAGTTCCATCACCCGAGAAGCCAAGCAGGCCGACATAAAG CTAGTACTGCATAGTATAATCTACAACCTGTTGAACGAAGTTGGTGCTTTGATAGTAGAAAAAGCCCCAGGAACACCCGAGATACAGGTGGCTGGGGAAGCACAGGTGCTTAGTATTTTCGAGATCACTGGTAGAAGCAAGGCTAAAGGCGCTGATGTTAAGATTGCAGGTTGTAAGGTAATAACGGGTCACGTAGCCAAGTCTTCAACTATGAGGCTTTTAAGAAGTGGAGAAGTTGTTTTTGAGGGAACTTGTGCATCACTCAAGCACGATAAGCAAGATGTGGAAaaggttttgaagggaattgAGTGTGGTGTTGTCATCCAAGATTGTTTCGAATTTCAGATCGGTGATGTAATACAATGCTTGGAGGAAATCAGACGTAAGCCCACGTTTATATCATCAAACAACGGCGTTTTTCGAATTGAATGCTGA
- the LOC110777759 gene encoding uncharacterized protein isoform X1, with the protein MADIEPPSFSLGLDLDFEPSQNHPPIWGLPTPKIPGAVELHQKGKEKVKELEDYDEFELRVSDSEPESPEISARSLLLRLRRGGPSFPKPISTPIFNSVDDDIEEFSDEEIARTTDDFPAPQHHSSCSSSKLPLSGCGVLVRQQESDVNNRKGKQDSSCPSTSLGSNKGKAVFPNLTASPLRRFQLLDSESDPDDPSDVHIDREASRVDFSKNNKQKEYDIRARFKLLDSESEPDDSSDVHIDREASRVNFSKSNGQKEYSIGERFKLLDSESEPDDPSVGERVDRVSNGVELSKNIEQKEFNHGSHRMSLEKNTDLLPPISQKQDLWKDFCVSDKCAVQTPVFDELCKEYFQAVKSSKPAPGSHKFCSSTQELSMNDANIILQHQDSGSVFPPSHHYFFHIDLRIQRLVRSRLPHFFPLTATDAGSKSHKASSIDYMSQFGQDDGNRQTGRKVSLEKSSRRGRKKSKNSSIEETSIDSGNWINPKQTASTSTPTDAARRRIHADGQSAGQWLTENGRKVYITKNGKELTGRLAYRHYRKESGRSFKKIKKKGAAKKK; encoded by the exons ATGGCGGACATTGAGCCTCCATCATTCTCCTTAGGCCTAGACTTAGACTTCGAGCCCTCACAAAATCACCCGCCCATCTGGGGGTTGCCGACCCCCAAAATTCCTGGAGCAGTTGAGCTCCatcaaaaaggaaaagaaaaggtaAAAGAACTTGAAGATTACGACGAGTTTGAGTTGCGAGTATCCGACTCCGAACCCGAATCACCGGAAATATCGGCCCGGTCTCTTCTCCTTCGTCTTCGCCGTGGTGGGCCATCCTTTCCAAAGCCTATTTCTACCCCCATTTTCAATTCTGTAGATGATGATATTGAGGAATTTTCTGACGAGGAAATTGCCCGAACAA CAGATGATTTTCCGGCACCTCAACACCATTCTTCGTGTAGCAGTTCAAAGTTGCCCTTATCTGGATGTGGGGTTTTGGTGAGACAACAGGAAAGTGATGTAAACAATAGAAAAGGAAAACAAGATTCGAGCTGCCCCTCTACAAGTTTAGGTTCAAATAAGGGAAAAGCTGTGTTTCCAAACTTGACCGCAAGCCCCCTACGAAGGTTTCAGCTACTTGATTCTGAATCAGATCCTGATGATCCATCAGATGTACACATTGACAGGGAAGCTAGCAGAGTTGACTTTTCAAAgaacaacaaacaaaaagaatacGATATTCGAGCAAGATTCAAGCTACTTGATTCTGAATCAGAACCTGATGATTCATCAGATGTACACATTGATAGGGAAGCTAGCAGAGTTAACTTCTCAAAAAGCAATGGACAAAAAGAATACAGTATTGGAGAAAGATTTAAGCTACTTGATTCTGAATCAGAACCAGATGATCCATCAGTTGGTGAACGCGTTGACAGGGTATCTAATGGGGTTGAACTTTCCAAAAACATTGAACAGAAAGAATTCAACCACGGAAGCCATAGAATGTCCCTTGAAAAAAATACAGATTTGTTGCCTCCTATTTCACAGAAGCAGGATCTGTGGAAAGATTTTTGTGTCAGTGATAAGTGTGCTGTACAGACCCCTGTTTTTGATGAACTTTGCAAAGAATATTTCCAAGCTGTAAAATCAAGCAAGCCAGCTCCAGGTTCTCACAAGTTCTGTTCAAGTACACAGGAATTAAGCATGAACGATGCCAATATAATATTGCAACACCAAGATTCAGGATCTGTTTTTCCTCCATCTCACCATTACTTTTTTCATATTGATTTGAGGATCCAGAGATTAGTCCGCAGTCGTTTACCTCACTTTTTCCCATTGACTGCTACTGATGCCGGATcaaaatcacataaggcatcaTCTATAGATTACAT GAGTCAATTCGGTCAGGATGATGGTAATCGGCAAACTGGCAGAAAAGTCTCTTTAGAGAAAAGTTCCAGAAGGGGAAGAAAGAAATCTAAGAACTCTAGTATAGAAGAAACATCCATTGATTCTGGAAACTGGATTAATCCCAAACAGACAGCCAGCACCAGCACTCCAACAGATGCTGCCAGGAGACGGATTCATGCTGATGGTCAATCTGCTGGTCAGTGGCTTACAGAAAATGGAAGGAAG GTGTATATCACCAAAAATGGAAAAGAACTGACAGGTCGACTTGCTTACAGACATTATAGAAAG GAAAGCGGAAGAAGTTTTAAGAAGATAAAAAAGAAGGGTGCTGCGAAGAAAAAGTGA
- the LOC110777759 gene encoding uncharacterized protein isoform X2 — protein MADIEPPSFSLGLDLDFEPSQNHPPIWGLPTPKIPGAVELHQKGKEKVKELEDYDEFELRVSDSEPESPEISARSLLLRLRRGGPSFPKPISTPIFNSVDDDIEEFSDEEIARTNDFPAPQHHSSCSSSKLPLSGCGVLVRQQESDVNNRKGKQDSSCPSTSLGSNKGKAVFPNLTASPLRRFQLLDSESDPDDPSDVHIDREASRVDFSKNNKQKEYDIRARFKLLDSESEPDDSSDVHIDREASRVNFSKSNGQKEYSIGERFKLLDSESEPDDPSVGERVDRVSNGVELSKNIEQKEFNHGSHRMSLEKNTDLLPPISQKQDLWKDFCVSDKCAVQTPVFDELCKEYFQAVKSSKPAPGSHKFCSSTQELSMNDANIILQHQDSGSVFPPSHHYFFHIDLRIQRLVRSRLPHFFPLTATDAGSKSHKASSIDYMSQFGQDDGNRQTGRKVSLEKSSRRGRKKSKNSSIEETSIDSGNWINPKQTASTSTPTDAARRRIHADGQSAGQWLTENGRKVYITKNGKELTGRLAYRHYRKESGRSFKKIKKKGAAKKK, from the exons ATGGCGGACATTGAGCCTCCATCATTCTCCTTAGGCCTAGACTTAGACTTCGAGCCCTCACAAAATCACCCGCCCATCTGGGGGTTGCCGACCCCCAAAATTCCTGGAGCAGTTGAGCTCCatcaaaaaggaaaagaaaaggtaAAAGAACTTGAAGATTACGACGAGTTTGAGTTGCGAGTATCCGACTCCGAACCCGAATCACCGGAAATATCGGCCCGGTCTCTTCTCCTTCGTCTTCGCCGTGGTGGGCCATCCTTTCCAAAGCCTATTTCTACCCCCATTTTCAATTCTGTAGATGATGATATTGAGGAATTTTCTGACGAGGAAATTGCCCGAACAA ATGATTTTCCGGCACCTCAACACCATTCTTCGTGTAGCAGTTCAAAGTTGCCCTTATCTGGATGTGGGGTTTTGGTGAGACAACAGGAAAGTGATGTAAACAATAGAAAAGGAAAACAAGATTCGAGCTGCCCCTCTACAAGTTTAGGTTCAAATAAGGGAAAAGCTGTGTTTCCAAACTTGACCGCAAGCCCCCTACGAAGGTTTCAGCTACTTGATTCTGAATCAGATCCTGATGATCCATCAGATGTACACATTGACAGGGAAGCTAGCAGAGTTGACTTTTCAAAgaacaacaaacaaaaagaatacGATATTCGAGCAAGATTCAAGCTACTTGATTCTGAATCAGAACCTGATGATTCATCAGATGTACACATTGATAGGGAAGCTAGCAGAGTTAACTTCTCAAAAAGCAATGGACAAAAAGAATACAGTATTGGAGAAAGATTTAAGCTACTTGATTCTGAATCAGAACCAGATGATCCATCAGTTGGTGAACGCGTTGACAGGGTATCTAATGGGGTTGAACTTTCCAAAAACATTGAACAGAAAGAATTCAACCACGGAAGCCATAGAATGTCCCTTGAAAAAAATACAGATTTGTTGCCTCCTATTTCACAGAAGCAGGATCTGTGGAAAGATTTTTGTGTCAGTGATAAGTGTGCTGTACAGACCCCTGTTTTTGATGAACTTTGCAAAGAATATTTCCAAGCTGTAAAATCAAGCAAGCCAGCTCCAGGTTCTCACAAGTTCTGTTCAAGTACACAGGAATTAAGCATGAACGATGCCAATATAATATTGCAACACCAAGATTCAGGATCTGTTTTTCCTCCATCTCACCATTACTTTTTTCATATTGATTTGAGGATCCAGAGATTAGTCCGCAGTCGTTTACCTCACTTTTTCCCATTGACTGCTACTGATGCCGGATcaaaatcacataaggcatcaTCTATAGATTACAT GAGTCAATTCGGTCAGGATGATGGTAATCGGCAAACTGGCAGAAAAGTCTCTTTAGAGAAAAGTTCCAGAAGGGGAAGAAAGAAATCTAAGAACTCTAGTATAGAAGAAACATCCATTGATTCTGGAAACTGGATTAATCCCAAACAGACAGCCAGCACCAGCACTCCAACAGATGCTGCCAGGAGACGGATTCATGCTGATGGTCAATCTGCTGGTCAGTGGCTTACAGAAAATGGAAGGAAG GTGTATATCACCAAAAATGGAAAAGAACTGACAGGTCGACTTGCTTACAGACATTATAGAAAG GAAAGCGGAAGAAGTTTTAAGAAGATAAAAAAGAAGGGTGCTGCGAAGAAAAAGTGA
- the LOC110777759 gene encoding uncharacterized protein isoform X3: MADIEPPSFSLGLDLDFEPSQNHPPIWGLPTPKIPGAVELHQKGKEKVKELEDYDEFELRVSDSEPESPEISARSLLLRLRRDDFPAPQHHSSCSSSKLPLSGCGVLVRQQESDVNNRKGKQDSSCPSTSLGSNKGKAVFPNLTASPLRRFQLLDSESDPDDPSDVHIDREASRVDFSKNNKQKEYDIRARFKLLDSESEPDDSSDVHIDREASRVNFSKSNGQKEYSIGERFKLLDSESEPDDPSVGERVDRVSNGVELSKNIEQKEFNHGSHRMSLEKNTDLLPPISQKQDLWKDFCVSDKCAVQTPVFDELCKEYFQAVKSSKPAPGSHKFCSSTQELSMNDANIILQHQDSGSVFPPSHHYFFHIDLRIQRLVRSRLPHFFPLTATDAGSKSHKASSIDYMSQFGQDDGNRQTGRKVSLEKSSRRGRKKSKNSSIEETSIDSGNWINPKQTASTSTPTDAARRRIHADGQSAGQWLTENGRKVYITKNGKELTGRLAYRHYRKESGRSFKKIKKKGAAKKK, translated from the exons ATGGCGGACATTGAGCCTCCATCATTCTCCTTAGGCCTAGACTTAGACTTCGAGCCCTCACAAAATCACCCGCCCATCTGGGGGTTGCCGACCCCCAAAATTCCTGGAGCAGTTGAGCTCCatcaaaaaggaaaagaaaaggtaAAAGAACTTGAAGATTACGACGAGTTTGAGTTGCGAGTATCCGACTCCGAACCCGAATCACCGGAAATATCGGCCCGGTCTCTTCTCCTTCGTCTTCGCCGTG ATGATTTTCCGGCACCTCAACACCATTCTTCGTGTAGCAGTTCAAAGTTGCCCTTATCTGGATGTGGGGTTTTGGTGAGACAACAGGAAAGTGATGTAAACAATAGAAAAGGAAAACAAGATTCGAGCTGCCCCTCTACAAGTTTAGGTTCAAATAAGGGAAAAGCTGTGTTTCCAAACTTGACCGCAAGCCCCCTACGAAGGTTTCAGCTACTTGATTCTGAATCAGATCCTGATGATCCATCAGATGTACACATTGACAGGGAAGCTAGCAGAGTTGACTTTTCAAAgaacaacaaacaaaaagaatacGATATTCGAGCAAGATTCAAGCTACTTGATTCTGAATCAGAACCTGATGATTCATCAGATGTACACATTGATAGGGAAGCTAGCAGAGTTAACTTCTCAAAAAGCAATGGACAAAAAGAATACAGTATTGGAGAAAGATTTAAGCTACTTGATTCTGAATCAGAACCAGATGATCCATCAGTTGGTGAACGCGTTGACAGGGTATCTAATGGGGTTGAACTTTCCAAAAACATTGAACAGAAAGAATTCAACCACGGAAGCCATAGAATGTCCCTTGAAAAAAATACAGATTTGTTGCCTCCTATTTCACAGAAGCAGGATCTGTGGAAAGATTTTTGTGTCAGTGATAAGTGTGCTGTACAGACCCCTGTTTTTGATGAACTTTGCAAAGAATATTTCCAAGCTGTAAAATCAAGCAAGCCAGCTCCAGGTTCTCACAAGTTCTGTTCAAGTACACAGGAATTAAGCATGAACGATGCCAATATAATATTGCAACACCAAGATTCAGGATCTGTTTTTCCTCCATCTCACCATTACTTTTTTCATATTGATTTGAGGATCCAGAGATTAGTCCGCAGTCGTTTACCTCACTTTTTCCCATTGACTGCTACTGATGCCGGATcaaaatcacataaggcatcaTCTATAGATTACAT GAGTCAATTCGGTCAGGATGATGGTAATCGGCAAACTGGCAGAAAAGTCTCTTTAGAGAAAAGTTCCAGAAGGGGAAGAAAGAAATCTAAGAACTCTAGTATAGAAGAAACATCCATTGATTCTGGAAACTGGATTAATCCCAAACAGACAGCCAGCACCAGCACTCCAACAGATGCTGCCAGGAGACGGATTCATGCTGATGGTCAATCTGCTGGTCAGTGGCTTACAGAAAATGGAAGGAAG GTGTATATCACCAAAAATGGAAAAGAACTGACAGGTCGACTTGCTTACAGACATTATAGAAAG GAAAGCGGAAGAAGTTTTAAGAAGATAAAAAAGAAGGGTGCTGCGAAGAAAAAGTGA